The Streptomyces sp. NL15-2K genome contains a region encoding:
- a CDS encoding NAD(P)-dependent alcohol dehydrogenase — protein sequence MRATAALLEQPGQPFVLTEVDLDEPRPDEVLVRVAGVGICGTDLEFATFFPTPALLGHEGSGIVEKVGAHVTSLRPGDHVTMSFASCGTCALCRTGSPAYCRSFDAVNFSGRRPDGSTAVTHEGREVNAHFLGQSSFADHVVAPERAVVRIDPSLDLLRAGPFGCGFQTGAGGVLNVLQPRPGSSIAVFGAGAVGVAAVIAASLSGCAIVAAVDVNPAKLEAARGYGATHTVDSSDSSAGPAAEQLAALVPEGFDFVIDTTGREDVLRTAVEALGPLGRAGVIGIGPSESMSFEWRSILNGRSVTGIIAGSSLPQLFLPKLLELNAKGQFPVEKMITYFPFEQINEAVAAVRSGSVGKAVLTF from the coding sequence GTGCGCGCCACCGCCGCTCTGCTGGAGCAACCCGGACAGCCATTCGTCCTGACCGAGGTGGACCTGGACGAGCCCCGCCCCGACGAGGTGCTCGTCCGCGTCGCCGGCGTCGGCATCTGCGGCACCGACCTGGAGTTCGCCACCTTCTTCCCCACGCCGGCGCTGCTCGGGCACGAGGGGTCGGGCATCGTCGAGAAGGTCGGCGCACACGTCACCTCCCTGCGCCCGGGCGACCACGTCACCATGTCCTTCGCGTCGTGCGGCACGTGCGCGTTGTGCCGCACCGGCTCACCCGCCTACTGCCGGAGCTTCGACGCGGTGAACTTCTCCGGCCGCAGGCCCGACGGCTCCACCGCGGTGACCCATGAGGGACGCGAGGTCAACGCCCACTTCCTGGGCCAGTCGTCGTTCGCCGACCACGTCGTCGCACCGGAGCGGGCGGTCGTCAGGATCGACCCGTCCTTGGACCTGCTGCGGGCCGGACCCTTCGGCTGCGGCTTCCAGACCGGCGCCGGCGGCGTGCTCAATGTGCTGCAACCCCGCCCCGGCTCGTCGATCGCGGTCTTCGGGGCGGGGGCCGTCGGCGTGGCCGCCGTCATCGCCGCCTCGCTGAGCGGCTGCGCGATCGTCGCCGCCGTCGACGTGAACCCGGCCAAGCTGGAGGCGGCCCGCGGCTACGGCGCCACGCACACCGTCGACTCCTCCGACTCCTCGGCCGGACCGGCCGCCGAGCAGCTGGCCGCCCTCGTCCCCGAGGGGTTCGACTTCGTGATCGACACCACCGGGCGCGAGGACGTCCTGCGCACCGCGGTGGAGGCTCTCGGGCCGCTCGGTCGCGCCGGGGTCATCGGCATCGGCCCGAGCGAGTCGATGAGCTTCGAGTGGCGCAGCATCCTCAACGGGCGCAGCGTCACCGGCATCATCGCCGGCTCCAGCCTGCCGCAGCTGTTCCTGCCGAAGCTGCTCGAGCTCAACGCCAAGGGGCAGTTCCCGGTCGAGAAGATGATCACCTACTTCCCGTTCGAGCAGATCAACGAGGCCGTCGCGGCGGTCCGGTCGGGCTCGGTCGGCAAGGCCGTGCTGACCTTCTGA